The Streptomyces sp. NBC_01275 genome has a segment encoding these proteins:
- a CDS encoding PPOX class F420-dependent oxidoreductase, which translates to MAQKMTDEEWRAFVSDGTRTGKLSTVRADGSPHVAPVWFLLDGDEIVFNTGKETVKGRNLARDGRVALCVDDDRPPFDYVVLQGRALISEDLDEVRHWAGRIGARYMGEERAAEFGARNGVPGELLVRVTVEKVLAQKAIAG; encoded by the coding sequence ATGGCGCAGAAGATGACCGACGAGGAATGGCGGGCGTTCGTCTCGGACGGCACCCGCACCGGCAAACTGTCGACCGTGCGGGCCGACGGAAGTCCGCATGTGGCACCGGTCTGGTTCCTGCTCGACGGGGACGAGATCGTGTTCAACACGGGCAAGGAGACGGTGAAGGGACGCAACCTGGCACGGGACGGCCGGGTCGCCCTGTGTGTGGACGACGACCGGCCGCCGTTCGACTACGTGGTGCTGCAGGGCCGCGCCCTGATCTCGGAGGATCTCGACGAGGTCCGGCACTGGGCGGGTCGCATCGGCGCCCGGTACATGGGTGAGGAGCGCGCCGCGGAGTTCGGCGCCCGCAACGGGGTGCCGGGCGAACTGCTCGTCCGCGTCACGGTCGAGAAGGTTCTGGCGCAGAAGGCCATCGCGGGCTGA
- a CDS encoding ATP/GTP-binding protein, which produces MVSEHSDGPGAETAPLALKILVAGGFGVGKTTLVGAVSEIKPLRTEELLSEAGQLVDDTDGVDQKVTTTVAMDFGRITIRSGLSLYLFGTPGQDRFWFLWDELSQGALGAVVLADTRRLEDCFPAVDYFEHRHIPFVVAVNCFTGARAYGVPDVSRALDLDGGTPVVLCDARDRDSGKEVLIRLVEYAGRMHTARLLDSVS; this is translated from the coding sequence ATGGTCTCCGAGCACTCCGACGGCCCGGGCGCCGAGACGGCCCCCCTGGCGTTGAAGATTCTGGTCGCCGGCGGGTTCGGCGTGGGCAAGACCACGCTGGTCGGCGCGGTCAGCGAGATCAAGCCGCTACGCACCGAGGAACTGCTGAGCGAGGCAGGCCAGTTGGTGGACGACACCGACGGCGTCGACCAGAAGGTCACGACGACCGTCGCCATGGACTTCGGCCGGATCACCATCCGTTCCGGGCTCTCCCTCTACCTGTTCGGCACTCCGGGCCAGGACCGCTTCTGGTTCCTGTGGGACGAGCTGTCGCAGGGCGCGCTGGGCGCGGTGGTGCTGGCCGACACCCGACGACTGGAGGACTGCTTTCCGGCGGTCGACTACTTCGAGCACCGGCACATCCCGTTCGTGGTGGCCGTCAACTGCTTCACGGGCGCACGGGCATACGGCGTCCCCGACGTCTCGCGCGCCCTCGACCTCGACGGGGGCACTCCCGTCGTCCTGTGCGACGCCCGAGACCGCGACTCGGGCAAGGAGGTGCTGATCCGGCTCGTCGAATACGCCGGGCGGATGCACACCGCCCGACTCCTCGACTCCGTGAGCTGA
- a CDS encoding DUF742 domain-containing protein: protein MTEDTTGAPHEPGSQWYDSEAGPLVRPYAMTGGRTRSGPTGVRFDLITLVTLDPGAPGTDGMVLGPEHRTLIDLCRTETQSVAELAAGADLPVGVVRVLLGDLLELGCVTVSLPVPPAQLPDERILREVIEGLRAL from the coding sequence ATGACCGAGGACACGACCGGCGCCCCGCACGAGCCGGGCAGCCAGTGGTACGACAGCGAGGCCGGGCCCCTGGTCCGCCCGTACGCCATGACGGGCGGACGCACCAGGTCGGGCCCCACCGGAGTCCGCTTCGACCTGATCACCCTGGTCACCCTGGATCCGGGCGCGCCCGGCACCGACGGCATGGTGCTCGGTCCGGAGCACCGCACCCTGATCGACCTGTGCCGCACGGAGACCCAGTCCGTCGCCGAACTCGCGGCGGGCGCGGACCTCCCCGTAGGCGTGGTCAGGGTGCTCCTCGGCGACCTGCTGGAGCTCGGCTGCGTCACCGTCAGCCTCCCGGTTCCGCCCGCTCAGCTGCCCGACGAACGGATTCTGCGCGAAGTGATCGAAGGGCTGCGGGCTTTGTAG
- a CDS encoding roadblock/LC7 domain-containing protein — MIHDPSTRSAQPSGELDWLLDDLVMRVSEVRHAVVLSNDGLAVGSSTDLGREDAEHLAAVASGFHSLAKGAGRHFGAGGVRQTMVEMDDGFLFVAAAGDGSCLALLTAVTADIGLVAYEMARLVKRVGEHLYTPARLAARPPTAG; from the coding sequence ATGATCCACGACCCGAGCACGAGGTCGGCCCAGCCGTCCGGCGAACTCGACTGGCTGCTGGACGACCTGGTGATGCGCGTGAGCGAGGTACGGCACGCCGTGGTGCTGTCCAACGACGGACTCGCCGTCGGCTCCTCGACGGACCTCGGCCGTGAGGACGCCGAGCACCTCGCGGCCGTGGCCTCCGGCTTCCACAGCCTGGCCAAGGGCGCGGGCCGGCACTTCGGCGCCGGCGGCGTGCGCCAGACCATGGTGGAGATGGACGACGGCTTCCTGTTCGTGGCCGCCGCCGGCGACGGCTCCTGCCTCGCCCTCCTCACCGCCGTGACCGCCGACATCGGCCTGGTCGCCTACGAGATGGCACGGCTGGTCAAGCGGGTCGGCGAGCACCTCTACACACCGGCACGCCTCGCCGCGCGGCCGCCCACCGCCGGATGA
- a CDS encoding nitrate- and nitrite sensing domain-containing protein, translated as MRTPRRTPTAEADTPTPARGRRAHAGPPADEGPDDETDTPTDAIPTRAGRWRIRPRTVRAKIVCLLMVPVVSLLALWAYATVSTAQDVSRLRQLQRVDSQVRTPVAAAVAALQTERAAAVRHATDPAAVQDEDLRTLAARTDRAVAGLRLGEHSTVADGQDLPAGVAQRLETFVSGAEGLPSLRTAVLDGSAGWEETYGRYTRTITAAFSVGGALSGIQDAELGSDARVLLEFSRAGEALAQEDVVLAGARLAGRLGGERLRLFTGAVATRRTLTESAVADLRGPERAAWQRLAATSAYAAVDAVEDKVLADQPGARALAAAPQDTWDKAHARVQDGMRTIEADAGRDVADRADPFTRGLLTPAGAAVLLGLAAVAASLVISVRIGRGLVVELVSLRNGALEIARRKLPEAMRRLRAGDEIDIRAEAPAGPPSEDETGQVAEALTTVHRAALRAAVERAELASGISGVFVNLARRSQVLVHRQLSLLDSMERRSDDPNELSDLFRLDHLTTRMRRHAESLIILSGAAPGRAWRMPVSLTNVVRAAVSEVEDYARVEVRQLPEASVGGAAVADLTHLLAELVENAAQFSPPHTRVRITGEPVGNGYAVEVEDRGLGMGKETLTEANRRIAQSEALDLFDSDRLGLFVVSRLAARHGVKVHLRTSPYGGTTAVVLLPTALLHNGKPERSAREVASAAHRPEERHYARVPAADRRQEAVPASAERPALIAPVRAVAEPAAAATPPPGVTALRLHRPPDDSDGSDDLPRRVRQANLAPQLRRPFPEEPVQASEPRDDTGRTPELVRDRMAAYRDGWARGGGRQPGRDVTPDAAPGSDSSEGDPA; from the coding sequence ATGCGTACACCCCGGAGGACCCCCACGGCCGAGGCCGACACGCCGACCCCCGCGCGCGGGCGGCGTGCCCACGCCGGACCGCCCGCCGACGAAGGGCCGGACGACGAGACCGATACGCCGACGGACGCGATACCCACGCGCGCGGGACGTTGGCGGATCCGGCCGCGCACCGTGCGCGCCAAGATCGTCTGCCTGCTGATGGTGCCGGTCGTCTCCCTGCTGGCCCTGTGGGCGTACGCCACCGTCAGCACCGCCCAGGACGTCTCCAGACTGCGCCAGTTGCAGCGTGTGGACTCCCAGGTGCGCACCCCCGTCGCAGCCGCGGTGGCCGCCCTGCAGACCGAGCGGGCGGCCGCCGTACGGCACGCGACCGACCCGGCCGCTGTCCAGGACGAGGACCTCAGGACGCTCGCGGCCAGGACCGACCGCGCGGTGGCCGGACTCCGCCTCGGTGAGCACAGCACCGTCGCCGACGGCCAGGACCTGCCCGCCGGAGTGGCCCAGCGGCTCGAGACGTTCGTCTCCGGCGCCGAAGGACTCCCCTCGCTGCGGACCGCGGTGCTCGACGGCAGCGCCGGCTGGGAGGAGACGTACGGCCGCTACACGAGGACCATCACGGCGGCCTTCTCGGTGGGCGGCGCGCTCTCCGGCATCCAGGACGCCGAACTCGGCTCCGACGCGCGCGTGCTGCTCGAGTTCTCCCGCGCGGGCGAGGCCCTGGCCCAGGAGGACGTCGTGCTCGCGGGCGCGCGACTGGCCGGCCGCCTCGGCGGGGAGCGCCTGCGGCTGTTCACCGGTGCCGTCGCCACGCGGCGCACTCTGACGGAGTCGGCCGTCGCGGACCTGCGCGGTCCCGAACGCGCGGCCTGGCAGCGCCTCGCCGCCACCAGCGCCTACGCCGCCGTGGACGCGGTCGAGGACAAGGTGCTCGCCGACCAGCCCGGCGCTCGGGCGCTCGCGGCGGCACCACAGGACACCTGGGACAAGGCCCACGCGCGCGTGCAGGACGGCATGCGGACCATCGAGGCGGACGCCGGACGCGATGTGGCCGACCGCGCCGACCCGTTCACCCGCGGCCTGCTCACCCCGGCCGGAGCCGCGGTCCTGCTGGGCCTCGCCGCCGTCGCCGCCTCGCTCGTCATCTCCGTGCGCATCGGCCGCGGCCTCGTCGTCGAACTGGTCAGCCTGCGCAACGGCGCCCTGGAGATCGCCCGGCGCAAACTCCCCGAGGCCATGCGGAGACTGCGCGCCGGGGACGAGATCGACATCCGGGCCGAGGCCCCGGCCGGCCCGCCCTCCGAGGACGAGACCGGCCAGGTCGCCGAGGCCCTGACCACCGTGCACCGCGCCGCGCTGCGGGCCGCCGTGGAGCGCGCCGAACTCGCCAGCGGCATCTCCGGTGTGTTCGTCAACCTCGCCCGCCGCAGCCAGGTCCTCGTACACCGGCAGCTGAGCCTCCTCGACAGCATGGAGCGCCGCTCCGACGACCCGAACGAACTGAGCGACCTCTTCCGGCTCGACCACCTCACCACCCGCATGCGGCGCCACGCCGAGAGCCTGATCATCCTCTCCGGAGCGGCCCCCGGCCGGGCCTGGCGCATGCCGGTGTCCCTGACCAACGTGGTCCGCGCCGCCGTGTCCGAAGTCGAGGACTACGCGCGCGTGGAGGTACGGCAACTCCCCGAGGCGTCCGTCGGCGGCGCGGCCGTCGCCGACCTCACCCACCTGCTCGCCGAACTCGTCGAGAACGCCGCCCAGTTCTCGCCCCCGCACACGCGCGTGCGCATCACCGGTGAACCGGTCGGCAACGGCTACGCCGTAGAGGTCGAGGACCGGGGCCTGGGCATGGGCAAGGAGACCCTCACCGAAGCCAACCGGCGCATCGCTCAGTCGGAGGCGCTCGACCTGTTCGACAGCGACCGGCTCGGCCTGTTCGTGGTCAGCAGGCTCGCCGCCCGGCACGGCGTCAAGGTGCACCTGCGGACCTCGCCCTACGGCGGCACGACCGCGGTCGTCCTGCTGCCGACGGCCCTGCTGCACAACGGCAAGCCGGAACGCTCCGCCCGAGAGGTGGCGTCAGCGGCCCACCGGCCCGAGGAACGCCACTACGCGCGCGTGCCCGCCGCCGACCGTCGGCAGGAGGCCGTCCCCGCGTCCGCGGAGCGGCCGGCGCTGATCGCCCCCGTACGGGCCGTCGCCGAACCGGCGGCCGCCGCCACCCCGCCACCCGGAGTCACCGCCTTGCGTCTGCATCGCCCCCCGGACGACTCCGACGGATCGGACGACCTCCCGCGCCGGGTGCGGCAGGCGAACCTCGCCCCCCAGTTGCGTCGGCCCTTCCCCGAGGAACCGGTCCAGGCGTCCGAGCCGCGCGACGACACAGGGCGTACCCCCGAACTCGTACGGGACCGCATGGCCGCGTACCGGGACGGCTGGGCACGAGGCGGCGGCAGGCAACCCGGCCGCGACGTCACCCCGGACGCCGCACCGGGCAGCGACAGCAGCGAAGGAGACCCCGCATGA
- a CDS encoding MHYT domain-containing protein: MGHLDHATFGWLTPVLSYAMACIGAALGLRCTVRALGATGRSRRNWLITAASAIGTGIWTMHFVAMLGFGVSGTDIRYDVPLTVLSLVVAMAVVSAGVFAVGYGRDRTRALLIGGLTTGLGVASMHYLGMAAVRLHGGVAYAPTLVAVSVVIAVVAATAALWAALNIKSPVAVTIASLVMGAAVSSMHYTGMFAVSVHVTPSGAALPGATAMQFIFPLAVGLGSYLFLTSAFVALSPTTGEREASASAQQPVESAAGPRPARTA, from the coding sequence ATGGGACACCTGGACCACGCCACCTTCGGCTGGCTGACCCCCGTGCTGTCGTACGCGATGGCCTGCATAGGCGCCGCGCTGGGGCTGCGCTGCACCGTCCGCGCACTCGGCGCCACCGGACGTTCACGCCGCAACTGGCTGATCACCGCCGCCTCGGCGATCGGCACCGGCATCTGGACCATGCACTTCGTGGCCATGCTCGGCTTCGGCGTCAGCGGCACCGACATCCGCTACGACGTTCCGCTGACCGTGCTCAGCCTCGTCGTCGCCATGGCCGTCGTCAGCGCCGGCGTCTTCGCCGTCGGCTACGGCCGCGACCGCACCCGCGCGCTGCTGATCGGCGGCCTCACCACCGGCCTGGGCGTGGCGAGCATGCACTACCTGGGCATGGCCGCGGTCCGGCTGCACGGCGGCGTCGCCTACGCCCCGACACTCGTCGCGGTCTCCGTCGTGATCGCGGTCGTCGCGGCGACCGCGGCCCTGTGGGCGGCGCTCAACATCAAGTCGCCCGTCGCGGTCACCATCGCCTCCCTCGTCATGGGGGCGGCGGTGAGCAGCATGCACTACACGGGGATGTTCGCGGTGAGCGTGCACGTCACCCCCTCCGGCGCGGCGCTGCCCGGGGCCACGGCGATGCAGTTCATCTTCCCCCTCGCCGTTGGCCTGGGGTCCTACCTCTTCCTGACCTCGGCCTTCGTCGCGCTGTCGCCCACCACGGGGGAGCGCGAGGCATCGGCCTCGGCACAGCAGCCCGTGGAGAGCGCAGCAGGCCCTCGGCCGGCCCGAACCGCCTGA
- a CDS encoding class I SAM-dependent methyltransferase: protein MSDDHTHVREFFAARAADWDARFPDDGPAYAAAVADLGLREGNRVLDAGCGTGRALTPLRAAVGPSGVVVGADLTPAMLEAAVRAGRDRDGQLVLADVAALPLRSASLDAVFGAGLVSHLPQPAVNLRELARVVRSGGTLALFHPIGRAALAARQGRQITPQDLRAEPNLRPLLAGSGWRMTSYVDEDARFLALAVREG from the coding sequence ATGAGCGACGACCACACACACGTCCGGGAGTTCTTCGCCGCCCGCGCGGCGGACTGGGACGCCCGCTTCCCCGACGACGGTCCCGCCTACGCGGCCGCGGTCGCCGACCTCGGCCTGCGCGAGGGGAACCGCGTGCTGGACGCCGGCTGCGGCACCGGACGGGCCCTGACGCCGCTGCGTGCGGCCGTGGGGCCCTCGGGAGTGGTGGTCGGGGCCGATCTGACCCCGGCCATGCTGGAGGCCGCCGTTCGGGCCGGACGGGACCGCGACGGACAGCTGGTGCTGGCCGACGTCGCCGCGCTCCCGCTGCGCTCCGCGTCGCTGGACGCCGTGTTCGGGGCGGGGCTCGTCTCCCACCTCCCGCAGCCGGCGGTGAATCTGCGGGAGTTGGCGCGCGTGGTGCGCTCCGGCGGCACGCTGGCGCTGTTCCACCCGATCGGCAGGGCGGCGCTCGCGGCGCGCCAGGGCCGGCAGATCACCCCGCAGGACCTGCGCGCCGAGCCGAACCTCCGCCCGCTGCTGGCCGGTTCCGGCTGGCGCATGACGTCGTACGTCGACGAGGACGCCCGCTTCCTGGCCCTGGCCGTACGAGAGGGCTGA
- a CDS encoding alpha/beta fold hydrolase, with translation MRQAEFDHRGSRVRWTETPGAEPARVYVHGLGAASAVYHAHVAARPELAGRRSLFVDLPGHGISDRPEDFGYTLEEHADALAAALDAAEVTGAELVAHSMGGSVAIVLAHRRPDLVARLVLTEANLDAFPPPGAGSSGIAAYSEGEFVDGGYARVLDRIGPLWAATMRLADPRALHRSAVGLRRGSDPVMRDLLAGFDAIERVYLQGELTGELDGAASLEAAGVRVVTVPGAGHNVMFDNPDAFVKAVAGGA, from the coding sequence ATGCGGCAAGCCGAGTTCGACCACAGGGGGAGCCGTGTGCGCTGGACCGAGACGCCGGGGGCGGAACCCGCGCGTGTGTACGTCCACGGGCTGGGAGCGGCCTCGGCGGTCTACCACGCGCACGTGGCGGCCCGTCCCGAACTCGCCGGTCGGCGCAGCCTGTTCGTCGATCTTCCGGGGCACGGCATCAGCGACCGGCCCGAGGACTTCGGCTACACACTCGAGGAGCACGCCGACGCCCTGGCGGCCGCGCTGGACGCGGCGGAGGTGACCGGCGCCGAACTCGTCGCCCACAGCATGGGCGGCTCGGTGGCCATCGTCCTCGCGCACCGTCGCCCGGACCTGGTCGCCCGGCTCGTCCTCACGGAGGCCAACCTCGACGCCTTTCCGCCGCCCGGCGCGGGCAGCAGCGGCATCGCGGCCTACTCGGAGGGCGAGTTCGTCGACGGCGGGTACGCGCGCGTGCTGGACCGGATCGGCCCCCTGTGGGCGGCGACCATGCGGCTCGCCGACCCGCGCGCCCTGCACCGCAGCGCCGTCGGCCTCCGGCGCGGATCGGATCCGGTGATGCGCGACCTCCTGGCCGGGTTCGACGCGATCGAGCGCGTCTACCTCCAGGGCGAGCTCACCGGCGAACTCGACGGGGCGGCCTCCCTGGAGGCGGCGGGCGTGCGGGTCGTGACGGTGCCGGGGGCCGGCCACAACGTCATGTTCGACAACCCCGACGCCTTCGTGAAGGCGGTGGCGGGAGGGGCGTGA
- a CDS encoding PadR family transcriptional regulator, producing MLELAILGFLYDVPLHGYELRKRITALTGHVRPVAESTLYPAIKRLEKSGLLVRATEPGAVAAPRHVLRLTEEGRSELRRRLAEPAQRDITDENHWFTVLAFLRHLDDSAAQAAVLRRRLAFLQEPTSFFYDGDRPVRAEDLDDPFRRGVLTIARATSRAELTWLRDTLDSLGG from the coding sequence ATGCTGGAGCTCGCCATCCTCGGTTTTCTGTACGACGTCCCGTTGCACGGCTACGAGCTGCGCAAACGCATCACGGCGCTGACCGGGCACGTCCGGCCCGTGGCCGAGAGCACGCTCTATCCGGCGATCAAACGGCTGGAGAAGTCGGGCCTTCTGGTGCGGGCCACGGAACCCGGTGCGGTGGCAGCCCCACGGCACGTCCTGAGGCTCACCGAGGAGGGCAGGAGCGAGCTGCGCCGACGGCTCGCCGAGCCCGCACAGCGCGACATCACCGACGAGAACCACTGGTTCACGGTGCTCGCCTTCCTCCGGCACCTGGACGACTCCGCCGCCCAGGCGGCCGTACTGCGCCGCCGACTGGCCTTCCTGCAGGAGCCGACGAGCTTCTTCTACGACGGCGACCGGCCGGTGCGGGCCGAGGACCTCGACGACCCCTTCCGGCGCGGAGTGCTGACCATCGCGCGGGCCACGTCCCGGGCCGAGCTCACCTGGCTGCGGGACACCCTGGACTCACTGGGCGGCTGA
- a CDS encoding oxygenase MpaB family protein, with amino-acid sequence MKRFERLEQIRRMDPYEDAFEIYRLTAAYEFPWDVTRALELALYRTYAVPSIGRLLARTAELTDRAQRRYDDTSLLLDAVVEHGFDSDRGRTAVRRINRMHSSYDIGNDDMRYVLCTFVVMPKRWIDAYGWRRMSRHEIVASTVHYRTLGERMGIKDIPESYEEFEACLDAYEEAHFAWDEGARRVSDATLALMASWYPRPLAPALRAGTLALLDEPLLKAFRYAPPGPVARALVRGAVRARGRAVRLLPPRRAPHYARQNWEIKSYPDGYRLDELGTRPVPGLRGCPVRHVDGSAAQ; translated from the coding sequence GTGAAGCGCTTCGAGAGGCTTGAGCAGATCCGGCGGATGGATCCGTACGAGGACGCTTTCGAGATCTACCGGCTCACCGCGGCGTACGAGTTCCCCTGGGACGTCACCCGGGCCCTGGAGCTGGCTCTGTACCGCACGTACGCCGTGCCGAGCATCGGTCGGCTGCTCGCGCGCACGGCGGAGCTCACGGACCGCGCCCAGAGGCGCTACGACGACACCTCGCTGCTCCTCGACGCCGTAGTCGAGCACGGCTTCGACAGCGACCGGGGCCGTACGGCCGTGCGCCGCATCAACCGGATGCACAGCAGCTACGACATCGGCAACGACGACATGCGGTACGTCCTGTGCACGTTCGTCGTGATGCCCAAGCGGTGGATCGACGCCTATGGATGGCGCAGGATGTCGCGCCACGAGATCGTCGCCTCGACGGTGCACTACCGCACTCTGGGGGAGCGTATGGGCATCAAGGACATCCCCGAGTCCTACGAGGAGTTCGAAGCCTGCCTGGACGCCTATGAGGAGGCGCACTTCGCCTGGGACGAGGGCGCGCGGCGCGTCTCGGACGCCACGCTCGCCCTGATGGCCTCGTGGTACCCGCGGCCGCTCGCCCCCGCTCTGCGCGCCGGCACGCTCGCCCTGCTCGACGAACCGCTCCTGAAGGCCTTTCGCTACGCCCCGCCAGGTCCCGTCGCCCGCGCACTGGTGCGTGGCGCGGTACGCGCGCGTGGACGTGCGGTCCGGCTGCTTCCGCCGCGTCGGGCGCCGCACTACGCGCGGCAGAACTGGGAGATCAAGAGCTACCCCGACGGCTACCGCCTGGACGAGTTGGGCACCCGTCCGGTGCCCGGCCTACGGGGCTGCCCCGTACGGCACGTGGACGGGTCAGCCGCCCAGTGA
- a CDS encoding esterase-like activity of phytase family protein, whose amino-acid sequence MSLYAAGRRRVHRSVAVGIPLAVLAALVTAGPAAAGASAGQAYVTRTATLGDIPLGAFSNALLPGTVDDDRAVDLGGIGSDIYPAGRKGEFWTVTDRGPNGQIKVGGAKRRTFAVPGFDPTIVRIKVSGDSVKVLEAIPVTTSAGKPVTGLSNQEGRDEAPYSYNALTPLSYNPNGLDTEGVVRAADGSFWLVDEYAPSLVHVSARGKVLTRYVPKGLKLTGADYPVVEALPAVLLHRKVNRGFEGLALLPGGDLVLAVQSPLSLPDTGAGEGSRTARLLRFSPKKKAVTAEYAYRFDPVDVVDPSEDDTSELKISSVVAVGDDRLLVEERTDKAARLQSVRLGRGANILGTRWDDDSTSPSLEQLDDPAASGVPVLSKRLVVDLGAVAGVPGKIEGVARVDRDTLALINDNDFGMTDGNGAFDAQGRLVDSGVETTVTYVRLPRDLY is encoded by the coding sequence ATGTCCCTGTACGCCGCCGGCCGGCGCCGCGTCCACCGTTCCGTCGCAGTGGGCATACCGCTCGCCGTGCTGGCCGCCCTCGTCACCGCCGGACCGGCCGCCGCGGGCGCCTCGGCGGGGCAGGCGTACGTCACGCGGACGGCGACGCTCGGCGACATCCCGCTCGGCGCGTTCAGCAACGCCCTGCTGCCCGGCACGGTGGACGACGACCGGGCTGTGGACCTCGGCGGCATCGGGAGCGACATCTACCCGGCGGGGCGCAAGGGCGAGTTCTGGACCGTCACCGACCGCGGGCCCAACGGGCAGATCAAGGTGGGAGGCGCCAAGCGCCGTACTTTCGCCGTGCCCGGATTCGACCCGACGATCGTCCGGATCAAGGTGTCCGGGGACTCGGTGAAGGTGCTGGAGGCGATCCCCGTCACCACCTCCGCCGGGAAGCCCGTCACCGGTCTGTCGAACCAGGAGGGACGCGACGAGGCGCCGTACTCCTACAACGCTCTGACGCCTCTGTCCTACAACCCGAACGGGTTGGACACCGAGGGCGTCGTGCGGGCGGCCGACGGGAGCTTCTGGCTGGTCGACGAGTACGCCCCTTCACTGGTTCACGTGTCCGCGCGCGGGAAGGTGCTGACGCGGTACGTGCCCAAGGGGCTGAAGCTCACGGGAGCGGACTACCCGGTGGTGGAGGCGCTGCCGGCGGTCCTGCTGCACCGGAAGGTCAACCGCGGCTTCGAGGGGCTCGCCCTGCTGCCGGGCGGTGATCTCGTGCTGGCGGTGCAGAGCCCGCTGTCGCTGCCGGACACCGGTGCCGGGGAGGGCTCGCGCACCGCGCGACTGCTGCGTTTCTCGCCCAAGAAGAAGGCGGTCACCGCCGAGTACGCCTACCGCTTCGACCCGGTGGACGTGGTCGACCCGAGCGAGGACGACACCTCCGAGCTCAAGATCTCCTCGGTGGTCGCCGTGGGCGACGACCGGCTGCTGGTCGAGGAGCGCACGGACAAGGCCGCGCGGCTGCAGTCGGTGCGGCTGGGACGGGGTGCGAACATCCTGGGCACCCGATGGGACGACGACTCGACGTCGCCCTCGCTGGAACAGCTGGACGACCCCGCGGCTTCCGGGGTCCCAGTGCTGTCGAAGCGGCTGGTCGTCGATCTGGGCGCGGTCGCCGGGGTGCCCGGCAAGATCGAGGGCGTCGCGCGCGTGGACCGCGACACGCTCGCCCTGATCAACGACAACGACTTCGGGATGACGGACGGGAACGGCGCGTTCGACGCCCAGGGCCGACTGGTCGACAGCGGCGTCGAGACGACCGTGACCTACGTGCGGCTGCCGCGAGACCTGTACTAG
- the xylA gene encoding xylose isomerase, producing MSYQPTPDDRFTFGLWTVGWQGRDPFGDATRRALDPVETVTRLAELGAYGVTFHDDDLIPFGASDAEREEHVKRFRQALDTTGMTVPMATTNLFTHPVFKDGAFTANDRDVRRYALRKTIRNIDLAVELGAKIYVAWGGREGAESGAAKDVRVALDRMKEAFDLLGEYVTSQGYDLRFAIEPKPNEPRGDILLPTVGHALAFIERLERPELYGVNPEVGHEQMAGLNFPHGIAQALWAGKLFHIDLNGQSGIKYDQDLRFGAGDLRSAFWLVDLLESAGYEGPKHFDFKPPRTEDLDGVWASAEGCMRNYLILKERAAAFRGDPEVQEALRASRLDELAQPTAADGLQSLLGDRTAFEDFDADTAAARGMAFERLDQLAMDHLLGARG from the coding sequence ATGAGTTACCAGCCCACCCCCGATGACAGGTTCACCTTCGGTCTGTGGACCGTCGGCTGGCAGGGAAGGGACCCCTTCGGCGACGCCACGCGGCGGGCCCTGGACCCGGTCGAGACCGTGACGCGCCTGGCCGAGCTGGGCGCCTACGGCGTGACCTTCCACGACGACGACCTGATCCCCTTCGGGGCCTCCGACGCCGAGCGCGAGGAGCACGTCAAGCGCTTCCGCCAGGCCCTGGACACGACCGGCATGACCGTGCCGATGGCCACCACCAACCTCTTCACCCACCCCGTCTTCAAGGACGGCGCGTTCACGGCGAACGACCGCGACGTGCGCCGCTACGCCCTGCGCAAGACGATCCGCAACATCGACCTGGCCGTCGAGCTCGGCGCGAAGATCTACGTCGCCTGGGGCGGGCGCGAGGGCGCGGAGTCCGGTGCCGCCAAGGACGTACGCGTGGCCCTCGACCGCATGAAGGAGGCCTTCGACCTGCTCGGCGAGTACGTCACCTCGCAGGGCTACGACCTGCGCTTCGCGATCGAGCCCAAGCCGAACGAGCCGCGCGGCGACATCCTGCTGCCCACCGTCGGTCACGCCCTGGCGTTCATCGAGCGCCTGGAGCGCCCGGAGCTGTACGGCGTGAACCCCGAGGTCGGCCACGAGCAGATGGCCGGGCTGAACTTCCCGCACGGCATCGCGCAGGCGCTGTGGGCGGGCAAGCTGTTCCACATCGACCTCAACGGCCAGTCGGGCATCAAGTACGACCAGGACCTGCGCTTCGGGGCCGGCGACCTGCGGTCCGCGTTCTGGCTGGTCGACCTGCTGGAGAGCGCCGGTTACGAGGGCCCGAAGCACTTCGACTTCAAGCCGCCGCGCACCGAGGACCTCGACGGCGTCTGGGCGTCCGCCGAGGGCTGCATGCGCAACTACCTGATCCTCAAGGAGCGCGCCGCCGCGTTCCGCGGTGACCCGGAGGTCCAGGAGGCCCTGCGGGCCTCCCGCCTGGACGAGCTGGCCCAGCCCACCGCGGCCGACGGCCTGCAGAGCCTGCTCGGTGACCGCACCGCCTTCGAGGACTTCGACGCCGACACGGCCGCCGCGCGCGGCATGGCCTTCGAGCGGCTCGACCAGCTCGCCATGGACCACCTCCTCGGCGCCCGCGGCTGA